The region GTTTCACTGACTAAACTATTTCCCTCACTAATAGCCAGCAACGTCATCATCAGCGCCTGCATATCCGTGGGAAAGCCAGGGTAGGGGAGCGTTTCAATGTCGGTGGCACGATAGCGCTGGGCAGGGGTGAAGCAGACACGGGTGGGATCGGGAAATTCAATCTTCGCTCCCATCTCTGCCAGTTTGGCAACCACAGGCGTCAGGTGGCTAGGAATCACGGGTGCCAAAGTAATTGCCGAGCGGGTGACCGCCGCCGCCAAGAGAAATGTACCCGCTTCGATGCGATCGGGGATGATTTCGTATTCAGTACCGTGGAGGCGATCAACCCCGACAATCGTGATCGAATTGGTGCCGGCGCCATAGATTTTTGCCCCCATGGCGATACAGAAGTTGGCCAAATCCACCACTTCCGGTTCTTGGGCCGCATTTTCAATCGTGGTTTCCCCCTCGGCAAGGGTGGCGGCCATCATTAATGTTTCAGTGGCACCGACGCTGGGATAGTCCAAGTAAATCCGGGTGCCTTTAAGTTTGGTGGCACGGGCGGTGACAACACCGTGATCAATGGTGACTTCGGCCCCCATTGCCTGCAAACCGCGCACATGCAGTTCCACTGGACGGGCACCAATAGCGCACCCCCCTGGCAAGGGAACGCGGGCAACACCCAAGCGTGCCACCAAAGGGCCAATGGCAAAAAAACTTGCCCGCAGTTGGCTGACTAGGGCATAGGGGGGATCATTGGTATTTAATGCTGTGGCATCAATAGCGATCGCCTCACTGCCAAGGCGTTGTACCTTGACCCCCAATGCCTGTAAAATTTCCCCCAGGCGACGAATATCTGCTAGATCAGGCACGGCACGGAGAATCGTTGTATCCGCTGCTAGGAGTGCCCCCGCCATCAAGACGAGTGCTGAATTCTTGGCTCCGCTAATCCTCACCTCACCCGATAACCGATAGCCCCCCTGAATCTTGAGGTGTGCCTGCTCTGTGGTCAGCGGCGGTGTGGTCAAGGCTAGCATAGTTCACTCTCACAGCCAAAAGAATTCCAAGCGATTATATCCTATCAGTGCGAATTTTATGCAAAGATCAACAGAGGAAAGATAGTTATTGTGCAAGTCATTTCATTTTTTGATGGAACCCCAAAATCTCAGCGATTTACTGCGGCAAGAGGTAGCTAAACAGAGTCAAGCCCCCAGCAAGCGGAGTCGCCACCAGCCCACCAAGGCAGAACTAGAGCAAGAACTGGCCACCCTCAAGGCAGCCTTAGCAGCTGTAGAAGCTGAGAAAATGGCTCAGAGCGCCCAGATAGAACAACTGCAAAAGGAATTGCAAAGGTGGCGCGATCGCGCCCAAGGGCTCGACAGCGAGCTTCAGGAACTCCAAACCCGCCATCAGGCGCTAGTAGCCGAATTTGAAGAGGCCAAGGCAGTCATTCGCCAACTCACTGCCCCTCGGCCCTACCGTTTTGAGGATGTGGGATTTAAGCCCCTTGTCAATGAAATTCCTACCCCCAATCCCAATGCCTCTCCCCTTGGGGATGCGGAAATTGGCTGGTTCGACTAGGGATGGTCCAAGCCCTGGGGAGCCTCTTTGAGAATATTAAAAAAATGTAAAGGCAGATAAATCAATTATTAAAATTCCCGCAGTGGTAATTTAATGTACATTTCACAAATCTGTATTAGCCTTAAGTTAAGTTATTGCCGATTCCTGCAGAGCCACAGTTTTCATGAATAATCCCGCCACTCCTGACGGTTATCCTGTTCATTCAGTTTCCCAGACCAACCCTGCTGCCAAGGATGAACACTGCGATTTGTATATCGAGAGCGATCGCACAGGGATGACAGTGCAAACCCTGAAGCGCGCCTTTGTGGATAATCTCCACTACATCCAGGGCAAGGATGCCATGTTTGCTACGCCCTATGATTACTTCATGGCCCTGGCCTACACGGTGCGCGATCGCCTGCTGCATCGGCGGATTAAAACCGCCCAAACCTATTTTGAGCAGGATGCAAAGGTGGTCTATTACCTATCGGCAGAGTTTCTCATTGGTCGCTTGCTCCTGAACAACCTAATTAACGTCGGCCTCTACGAGCAAACAAAGCAGGCAATGGCCGACTTTGGCCTTGACCTCAACGAACTGATGGATCGTGAACCAGAGCCGGGGCTAGGCAATGGCGGTCTAGGACGCTTAGCGGCTTGTTTCCTCGACTCTCTGGCTACTCTTGAAATCCCCGCTGTCGGCTATGGCATTCGCTATGAGTTTGGTATTTTCGAGCAAATTATCACCAATGGCTGGCAGCACGAGGTCCCCGACAACTGGTTGCGCTTTGGTAACCCCTGGGAAATTGCCCGTCCTGATTACAACGTTGAAGTGAAGTTTGGCGGTCATACCGAAGCCTACACTGATGCCCAAGGGCACTACCGCGTCCGTTGGATCCCCAGCACCACCGTTTTTGGCACGCCCTACGATACGCCCATTCCCGGCTATGGCAAAAATACGGTAAATACGCTCCGTCTCTGGAGTGCTCGTGCAGCCCAAGACTTCAACCTTCAGGTGTTTAACGCCGGGGACTACACCCAAGCAGTTTCTGAAAAAACCTTTAGTGAGAACATCTCGAAGGTCCTCTACCCCAACGACAACACCCCCCAGGGCAAAGAATTGCGGCTGCGGCAACAGTATTTCTTTGTCTCCTGTTCGTTGCAGGACATTATCCGCCTCTACTTGCGCCGGCACACCAGCTTTGATGCCTTCCCCGACAAGGTGGCCATTCAGCTCAACGATACTCACCCCGCCATTGGTGTGGCTGAACTGATGCGACTGCTGGTGGATGAGTACCAACTGGGGTGGGAAAAAGCGTGGGACATCACCCAGCGCACCTTTGCCTATACCAACCACACGCTGCTGGCGGAGGCCCTTGAACGCTGGTCGGTAGATCTCTTTGGTCAACTGCTACCGCGCCACTTAGAAATCATTTACGAGATTAACTACCGCTTTCTGAATGAGATTCGCCTGCGTTACCCTGGCAATACCGCGCGGTTGGCACGGATGTCCCTGATTGAGGAAAGTTATCCCAAGCAGGTGCGTATGGCGCATTTGGCCTGTGTTGGCAGCCATACGGTCAATGGTGTGGCGGAACTCCATACAGAACTGATCAAGGAGGAACTCCTACGGGACTTCTATGAGATGTATCCCCACAAATTCCAGAACAAAACCAATGGCATTACCCCTCGCCGTTGGCTGCTGATGAGTAATCCCCCCTTGGCCAGTCTGATTACCGAAACGCTGAAGAGCGATCGCTGGATTACCCACCTAGAAGACCTGCGCGGCCTAGAACCCTACGCAACCGATCCCGCCTTTCAGGCGAAGTGGCAGCAAGTCAAACAAGCCAACAAAGAGCGCTTAGCGGAGTACATCTGGCGCAACAACCAAATTGAGGTGGATCCCTACTCCCTCTTTGACATTCAAGTGAAGCGCATCCACGAGTACAAACGGCAGCATTTGGCCGTGCTCCACATCATTACGCTCTACGAACAAATTAAGGCCAACCCCAACATTGATCTTCAACCGCGTACATTTATTTTTGGTGGCAAGGCGGCTCCCGGCTACTTCATGGCCAAGATGATCATCAAGCTGATCAATTCTGTGGCCGACATGGTCAACCACGACAGCGATGTGAATGGTCGCCTCAAAGTGGTGTTCCTCAGCAACTACTCAGTCTCCCTTGGTGAAATGGTCTATCCTGCCGCTGATCTCTCGGAGCAGATCTCCACCGCTGGCAAAGAGGCCTCTGGCACTGGGAATATGAAGTTTGCTCTCAATGGCGCCCTGACGATTGGAACGCTAGACGGTGCAAATGTGGAAATCCGCCAAGAGGTGGGGGCAGAGAACTTCTTCCTCTTTGGTTTGACAGCGCAAGAGGTGATGAGCCTGAAAGCGGAAGGCTACAACCCCCACGAGTACTACAACAGCAACCCAATGCTCAAGAAGGTCATTGACAGCCTGATTTCCGACTACTTCAATCCGCGGGAGCCAGGGCTATTTGAACCCATTGTTAATTCCCTGCTCAATGAGGATCAATATATGCTCTTGGCGGACTACCAATCCTACGTGGACTGTCAACAACGGGTCGCCCAAGCCTTCCGCGATAAGAGCCACTGGACCCAGATGTCTATTCTCAATGTGGCGCGCATGGGCAAATTCTCCAGCGATCGCACCATTGCTGAGTACTGCAAGGACATCTGGCATGTTGAACCTGTTCCTGTTTCCTTGGACACTTGTCGGCCTGCGTTTCGCCCCAGTCGCATCAGTCAAGCCAGTGGTCTTTAGGTGAGTGTCTTTTTGCTCTACACTAGGGCAAGTCTCAAGCTGGGGAACAAAATGAATGGCAGGAATCGCTGCAGCCCTACGGGTTTTTCAAAGTCGCAAAATGGCGGCACTGCTCTTGTTGGGCTTTTCGTCAGGGTTGCCCCTGTTTCTCACCAGCCGAACACTGCAAGCATGGATGACCGTTGAAGGCATTGACTTGACGGCCATTGGCCTCTTTAGCCTTGTGGGGTTGCCCTACTCCCTGAAGTTTCTCTGGTCACCCTTGCTGGATCGCTATAGGATGCCCTTTTTGGGACGGCGGCGGGGCTGGTTACTGCTGATTCAGCTGCTCCTGTTGGGGGCGATCGCCCTGATGGCGGTGCAGGATCCCAGTAGGAGCCTGCGGCTGTTGGCGATCAATGCCCTCGCCATTGCCTTCCTAAGCGCCAGTCAAGATATTGCCGTGGATGCCTACCGTGCCGATGTCCTCGCGCCCCCTGAAATGGGAGCAGGTGCGGGTATTTATGTCCTTGGCTATCGCATAGCGCTTTTGGTCACAGGTTCCCTAGCCTTGATCCTTGCGGATCAACTGCCCTGGCCAGTGGTTTACGCCCTGATGGCGCTGCTAATGGGGGTGGGTATGGTCACTACCCTCTGGGCACCGGAACCAGAGGTGCAGCCCCCGGCTCCGCCGTCATTGGCGCAAGCAGTCATTCGGCCCTTCCTTGATTTTTTCCAGCGCTACGGCTGGGGCACGGGGCTGATTATTTTGCTCTTTATCTGCCTCTATCGCTTGGGGGATGCCCTCACGGGCAACATGATGACCCCTTTCCTGTTGCAGCAGGGCTTTAGCCAAACCCAAATTGGGGCCGTACAGGGGGGTGTAGGACTGATGGCCACCATCGTTGGCGCCCTTGCTGGGGGAGCGGCCATCAGTCAAATTGGTATTCACCGTGCTCTGTGGATTATGGGGGGATTGCAAGCGTCTAGCAATCTCTCCTATTTTGTTTTGGCCAATGCCGGTGCCAATCCAACAGTGATGGTGGCTGCCATTAGTATTGATAACTTCTGTGCCGGGCTGGCGATCGCTGCTCTGACGGCTCTGTTAATGAGTCTTTGCAACCCCCAATTTAGTGCAACCCAGTATGCGCTGCTCTCCAGTCTCTTTGCTTTTAGTCGGGATATCCTGGCGGCCCCTGCGGGTAAAGTGGCAGAAATGATGGGGTGGCCACTCTTTTTTCTCTTTACAATTGGCGCTGCCTTACCAGCTCTGCTACTTTTGCCGTTTTTTGCTCCTTGGCAAGCGAGGCCCGCCTTTCCCCGTCCCGGCAGTGATGATTGAAAATACTGGATGTGACTTGATGTCGATGCCCCTAGCAAATCCTCCAATGACGACGCTGATTCCCGTTCCCCTTGGTGAGCACTCCTATCGGATCGCCATTGGTGCCAACACCCGGCGGCAGTTGCCCGCTCTTTTGGCCGCATATACCCCCTTGACCCCGAAAGCACCCGCCCTCATTGTCTCTAATCCACAAATTTGGCGGCACTACGGCACGGATGTGCAAGGGGCATTAACGCAAGCCGGCTGGCAGGTGACCCCCTGCATCCTACCGGCGGGGGAACGCTACAAAACCCTCAGAACTGTTGAAAAGATTTATGATGCTGCCCTGAGTCAGCGTTTAGAGCGGGGTTCCACCCTCTTTGCCCTTGGCGGTGGCGTCATTGGCGACATGACTGGCTTTGCAGCAGCGACCTGGCTGCGGGGAATTGCGGTGGTTCAGATTCCCACCAGTCTGTTGGCGATGGTGGATGCGGCCATTGGTGGGAAAACAGGGGTGAACCATCCCCAGGGCAAAAATCTTATTGGCGCCTTTCATCAACCCCGTCTTGTGGTCATTGATCCTGATGTTTTGGCAACCCTGCCCCCGAGAGAATTTCGTGCTGGCATGGCAGAGGTGATTAAGTACGGCGTCATTTGGGATGCTGAGCTATTTCATTTGTTGAGTCAGTTGCCGCGCTTGGATTGCATGGGTGCTTTGCCCTCTGAGCAGTTCATCCAAGTCCTGCGGCGTTCCTGCCAAGCAAAGGTGGATGTGGTTAGCAAGGATGAGCGGGAAGCGGGGCTGCGTGCCATTTTGAATTATGGGCATACGATTGGCCATGCCCTTGAAAGTATAGGCAACTATCGTCTTTTGAACCACGGTGAGGCGGTGGCCATTGGTATGATTGCCGCTGGGGAACTAGCGGTGGCGCTGGGGTATTGGTCAGCAGAAGCTGCCGCTGCCCAACGGGCACTGATTCTCAAAGCAAAGCTGCCCACAACGATCCCCCCCCACTTTGATGTGGAGGGACTGCTGGCACTCCTACAGCACGACAAGAAGGTTCAGGCGCAAAATGTACGGTTTATTCTCCCCACCGCCATTGGCCATGGGCAAATTTGCGATCAGGTACCGGCAGAACTGATTCGAGAGACGCTCCATCGCCTGCAGGCCTAGCTAGAGGGTGGAGTGTCTAGCAAACTTTTTTTGCTGGCTTTTAATTCTTTCCAGAGATTTTTAATTTGCTTATAGGCGTCCTGAGGGGAGAGTTTGCCACTGTTTTCGAGGCTGGCAATGTAGCTCACTCGGGTTGCAAATTCCTGCAGGTTGGCATCAAATAAAAAGTTTTCGGGTGTAAACTCACCATAGTAACGGTGGTGGGGGTGTAAAAATTCGTATTTATTCATTGCTTACCTATCCTTTGCGCGCAGGAATTAACCTAGGATTAACCTATTTTTAACCCTAGCTTAACTAATTTTCCCTGGGATTAGTGTAACTGCCGTAACAAAACTGTGAACTCCCTGGGGGGGTAAAAGGGGCTTTGTTAACAAATATTAGCAAAAAGTTAAGCATTATTAACTTTGATTGATTAAATAAAGGAGACTTATCACACTACATAAGGGAAGTGTGATCCCTCGCGATCGCCAGATAAAATGCTGTGATTTAGGAAATGGATAGATGATGCACGGACTCTCCTTGGCGCCCCGTTATCGCTTAGATGATGTTGATCCTTGGCTCTTAGGAATTGATCCCAGCCGTCATTATTGGCTGCAAGTCAATGGAGATCCCGAGCAGCGGGTGGCCATTCCGGGAGTCTGCGTCCAGAGCATCTCTGAGCTGCGGGAGATCATGGCGGCGGTGCGATCGCTCCAGCCGGGGCAGCAGTTGCAAATTCAGCGGGCGGCTACCTGCTTAGAAATTCACTGTGTCGCTGAAAATCTGCTGGCGATCGCCCACGCGGTTGACGGTGCTCCCGTTTGGCATCTTTTTGATCGCGAAACCCTCGAAAGTTTAGTGATGAGTGCCCATCCCCACTGGCAATGCCGGCTTGAGGACGTGGAGTTGGGGCGGCAGCAATTGTGGCGGTCCTTTCAGTTACCGGTGGCTGCCTGAGCCGGGTCAAGGGCTTCGCTAATCCGCCGCAGCACGCCATTGATAAAACGGTGGCTGCCCTCATCGCTATAGCGTTTGGCCAATTCAATGGCCTCGTTAATCGCCACCTGCTTGGCAACCTCAAGGTAGCGCATTTCCACTACAGCAATTTCAATAATGGCACGATCTAGCTGCGTCAGCCGCTCCAGTTGCCAATCCACCATTGAGCGATTGACCAGTTCTTCAATCTCGTTTTGGTATCGCTGTAAACAGCGCAGGAGGGCGATCGCGTAGGCCTGAACTTCCTCCTGATGGGCAAAGTAGAGGATCTCAGGTAAATCCAGAGCAGCGCCTATTTTATTCAAACCCTTTTCCGCCCGCTGCAGGGCATCCTGAAGCACCATCTGTGCCTTTTCCAGGTGGGGCAACTGGAATTCACTGTGGCGGAGTAGTCGTTGACTTTCACTGAGTTCGGTGCCGGCCTGTTCGAGGGTATCGCGCACATCACTCGCCAAGGTGCGTACCGCCATCAGGATCAAACTGCGGCAGTCGCTTTCATCCAGCAGTTTCGGTTGGCGTAACACTTGAGCCGCACTCAGCAAAGCCAATTCACGAGCAACACGACGAGCAGTAATCATGGGTTAATCCTCAAAAAAAGTTCCTAGGGCACCGGAGCAGTGGCAGGGGTCAACGCCGAAGTTGGAACCGCTCCTGGGGTGACAATCCCTGCAAAAATAATTCGCTTAAAGGTGTCCTCGATCGCAATATCCAAATCTCGCACATCCGGGTCACTGGCCATCCCATACCAACCTGTGGTGGGGTTGGGGGAGGAGGGGAGCCATAGACTTAACATAGGATCAGAAAAGACCGTTGGCAACGAACCATTTGTGCCAGTGACAAAGGCCGCGGCCCACACACCCGGACGCGGGTATTCTACGAGCACCAGACGGTGAAAGCAATCGCGCGAGTCCCGCAGAATTGTCTCCAGGAGTTGTTGCAGCACTTTATGAATCGTGTGGTAAATTGTGCCCGCCAGGGAAATGCGCTGGAAAATGCTCTCACCAGTGTTCAACAGCCACTGGCCAAAGATATTGCGGACCATTAAGGCAATGCGCAAAACCCCTGTTAAGGGCACAACAATCCCCACGGCTACATTGAGCAAATCCACCAGCAGGGAGTGCCAAGTTTTGAAAGCGTTCACCTGCTTAGGAAGACGGGTCAGGAGAGCCAAGACCCAACGGGAAACAGAAATCGATAGCCAAATCCTCGTTGCTAGCGGGATCACCACCAGCAGACCGGCAATGAGATCGTTTTTAATTGCTTGTTGGCATCGGTGCAGCACAGATACTCGCAGGAGCAGACTTCTGTTTCTAGCTTAGCGGTTGCTGCCACTGCGGGCACGGTGGAAGGCCAAACTGCTGTAGAGCATGAAGGCGGCATCCCACGGACTGTCCTCCCGGCGAAAGAGGTTAAGGTGGGGGGGGATTTTACTCAGAAGTTCTGTAAAGTCTAAGGCGGTTTCTGCAAAGCTGGTGAAGTCTTGCCAGACGGGGCGATCGCCACAGTGCTGCTGCCAAAGACTCGATAACTGCCGCCACTTCGCCCATGAGGTACTTTGATCCAAATCCAACTCGCTCTGGATCACCTCTGTCACTTGGCTCAGGGGAATCCCTTGGTGAAACTGGTAACCGCCGCGATAAAAGCGCAGGATTTGATTTTGCTCCAACAGATGAAGATCACAGCACTGGGCATGATCCTGAATCTGTTCTTTGCGGGTGACTTTCCCTTGGCGATCGCGATCGCATACCTGCTCAAAAATCGGTAGCAACCCCTCAACTCGCTGGCTCACCTGTGACCAACTAAACGTAAACTCCACTGGCTCTGATGATAGAGAAGCCGTACATACCACACGCGGCCTTGGCTCTAAGGCTGCAAAATAACGCACCTGCAAGACGGGTGTGGCTGTCAGGGCCTCAAAAGGGACACAAAAGAGGGTAAACCCCTGCTGCTTTAGTTCTTGACAATAAACGCTGAGTTCCCCAAAGTTGCCCGTGCGGATCAAACGCCAGCCCCGCGACGGGATCAAAAGGCGCGCCGTGTAGGGGTCAATCTTGAACAGGGTGGCTAAAAGGCGGGCAAGAATCACCCGCTGCTCTGCGGCAGCCACCCCCTCGAGGATCAAAACGCCCTGCTGCTCTAGGCCCACCACGGCATGGGTTTCTAAAATGGCCTGCTGCCGCTGCTGTTGGCGAATTTGCTCAATTTTTTCGAGGCCGCGCCGTGCCATTTGCATCAGCTTGGGGCCACAGTTTAGCCGCAGTAATTGGCGAAAGTCTGACTCAGCCTCCTCTAGCCGCTTTGTCTTGAGATAGAGTTGGCCTCGGCACAGGAGGACCCCAGGCTCCTCAGGAGGCAAGGTGGCCAGCAATTGCTCTGCCTGCTGGAAATTTCCCTGATCCAAGGCTGTCAAAACCTCAGTCAGCATGGCAGCACCCCGACATTATTTTCTATTTTAGGCAACACTCCCTAACCACCAAATAGACTGCCGAGGAAGCCCTCTAAACCGCCTTTGCCCAGACGCTCGCCACGAATTTTTGCCAATTTCTCCAGCAGCTCACGCTCCTCATGGGTGATATGGGTGGGAATTTCGACATCAACGGTAATTAGGTGATCGCCCCGCGCCACGGGATTGCCCACCCGCGGAACACCGCGACCTTCTAGAACTAACACGGTGCCGGGTTGGGTACCCGCGGGAATTTTCAGTTCTGCTTCTCCATCCACCGTGCTGACGGAAATCCGACAGCCAAGAATTGCTTGCAGGTAGCTAATTTTAATCCGCGACAGGATGTTGTTGCCTTCGCGCTGAAACTCAGGATCAGGTTGAACAAAAAGGTAGACATAGAGATCGCCGGGAGGCCCTCCCCGCAAACCGGCATCCCCTTCACCTGAGACCCGCAGCCGTGTGCCGTTGTCCACCCCAGCAGGAATCGTAATTTTTAGCTTTTTGCTGACTTGGATATGGCCTTGGCCGCCACAGGACTCACAGCGGTCTTCAATCACCACACCGGAACCGCCACAGGTTGGACAGGTGGTTAGCTGGGTAAAACTGCCAAAGGGAGTTCGTGCCGATCGCCGCACTTGACCAACACCACCACAGGTACTACAGGTAACTGGTCGTGTGCCGGGTTTTGCCCCTGTGCCTTGACAGGTCTTACAGGTTTCCAAATGGTTAATGCGAATTTCCTTCTCACCACCAAAAACGGCTTCGCGAAATTCCAGTTTTAGGTCATAGCGCAGATCCTCACCTCGAGTGGGTCCCTGCTGCCGCCGACTGCTAGTGGTAAAACCCCCAAAGAAGGTTTCAAAAATATCGGCGAAGCCACCCATATCGCCAATACCAAAGTCACTAAAGCCAGCCGCTCCCACCCCACTAACGCCGGCTTCCCCAAAGCGATCGTAGTTGGCTCGCGCTTGGGGATCCGAGAGCACCTCGTAGGCGCGGTTGATTTCCTTGAACTTTTCCTCAGCGCCCGGTTCTTTGTTGACGTCGGGGTGATACTTGCGAGCCAAGCGCCGATAGGCTCGTTTTAATTCTTCAGCATCCGCAGACCGTGAGACACCTAGGATCTCATAGAAATCACGAGCCATAGCCACCGTTACCTAAATTAATCAACCGCTTCATAATCTGAAACAACTGTTTCTTCATTATCGCTGATTATTGTGGCCTCGCTATCTAAAACTTGAGTCGCTTGGGAACTCATCGTCGCCCTCCCCATTGTCGGGGTGGAGGTCATCATTGAACCACCTGCCGTCTGTTGATAGACCACGCTCCCCAAGGTCACCAAGGCCTGCTGCAGGGCTTCCATGCGCTTGCGAATTTCATCGGGGGTAATGTTATCATCCACCATTGCTGCCTGCATACTCTGAACCACTGGCTCAATGCGTGCCCGCAGCTCCGGGCTCAAGGTAATGCCATGATTTTTAATCGTTGACTCATAGCTGTAGAGCAGGGCATCAGCTTGGTTGCGCAGTTCGGCAATCTCTTTCTTGATTTGGTCTACTTGGGCATAAATTTGTGCCTCTTGGCGCATGCGCTCGATCTCCATGCTACTGAGGCCACCGCGATTGGTGATGCGCACACTTTGTTGGCGGCCCGTGGCGCGATCGACGGCAGACACACTCAAGATGCCGTTGGCATCAATATCAAACGTCACATCAATTTGCGGCACCCCCCGAGGGGCGGGGGCAATCCCCGTAAGTTCAAAGCAGGCCAGTTGTTTATTGTCCTTGGCAATGGGGCGCTCCCCTTGATAGACGGCAATTTCAACCACCGTTTGGCCATCGCTAGCGGTGGAAAAGGTTTGAGTTTTGCTCGTGGGCAAGGTAGTGTTGCGTTCGATAATTTTTGTAAAGACACCGCCTAGGGTTTCCAACCCCAAAGAGAGGGGTG is a window of Thermosynechococcus vestitus BP-1 DNA encoding:
- the dnaJ gene encoding molecular chaperone DnaJ, with protein sequence MARDFYEILGVSRSADAEELKRAYRRLARKYHPDVNKEPGAEEKFKEINRAYEVLSDPQARANYDRFGEAGVSGVGAAGFSDFGIGDMGGFADIFETFFGGFTTSSRRQQGPTRGEDLRYDLKLEFREAVFGGEKEIRINHLETCKTCQGTGAKPGTRPVTCSTCGGVGQVRRSARTPFGSFTQLTTCPTCGGSGVVIEDRCESCGGQGHIQVSKKLKITIPAGVDNGTRLRVSGEGDAGLRGGPPGDLYVYLFVQPDPEFQREGNNILSRIKISYLQAILGCRISVSTVDGEAELKIPAGTQPGTVLVLEGRGVPRVGNPVARGDHLITVDVEIPTHITHEERELLEKLAKIRGERLGKGGLEGFLGSLFGG